From Psychrobacillus sp. FSL K6-2836, a single genomic window includes:
- a CDS encoding threonine/serine dehydratase encodes MHRTPCKRSATFNKMTEKNVFLKLENLQKTGSFKIRGAMNKVSQLSEAECAKGLIAASAGNHAQGVAFAGKARNVPVTIFMPLGTPVSKVNATKGYGATVKLVGQNFDEAYIAAREEQLRTGATFIHPFDDIAVIEGQATVAMEMLQQRPELDTIVVPAGGGGLLAGTLLAVKSIRPDIRVIGVQSSNASAIAIAYKGKGDGLLPFQGKTIAEGINVKTPGNLTMKIIQVFVDDVITVSEQEIASAILFTLEREKTLIEGAAAAAVAAVLNHRIPGSSQNVGIIVSGGNFDVSKLVECQQLCMNMPLAK; translated from the coding sequence TGAAATTAGAAAACCTGCAAAAAACTGGGTCATTTAAAATTAGAGGCGCTATGAATAAAGTATCTCAACTTAGCGAAGCAGAGTGTGCCAAAGGATTAATCGCAGCCTCTGCCGGTAATCATGCGCAAGGTGTTGCTTTTGCTGGAAAAGCACGAAATGTACCAGTCACGATTTTCATGCCGCTTGGAACACCCGTTTCAAAAGTAAATGCTACTAAAGGGTACGGCGCAACCGTCAAACTAGTCGGTCAAAATTTCGATGAAGCTTATATTGCTGCCCGTGAGGAACAACTCCGAACAGGAGCAACATTCATCCATCCTTTTGACGATATAGCGGTTATCGAAGGGCAAGCAACCGTCGCGATGGAAATGCTTCAGCAGCGACCGGAGCTAGATACGATTGTTGTGCCAGCAGGAGGGGGAGGCTTACTAGCTGGAACACTCCTTGCAGTCAAATCAATCCGTCCTGATATCCGCGTTATCGGCGTACAATCCAGCAATGCCTCGGCAATTGCCATAGCATATAAAGGAAAAGGAGACGGACTGCTACCTTTCCAAGGCAAAACAATCGCAGAAGGCATCAACGTGAAAACACCAGGAAATTTGACCATGAAAATTATTCAAGTATTTGTGGACGATGTAATTACTGTGAGCGAGCAAGAAATTGCATCTGCCATTCTCTTCACGCTCGAACGAGAAAAAACGCTTATCGAAGGTGCAGCAGCCGCAGCTGTAGCGGCAGTATTGAATCACCGCATTCCAGGTTCCTCCCAAAATGTCGGCATTATCGTAAGCGGAGGCAACTTCGATGTTAGTAAACTAGTCGAATGCCAACAATTATGTATGAATATGCCGCTAGCTAAATAA
- a CDS encoding methyl-accepting chemotaxis protein, with protein sequence MKKWSAIPLRMKYLIAIFSSFILFGMMTVLLIIQVVHNQEIADDMEISSQNVESADIMRSEVASLYIAISHFAGDPLEEFDKDYEAKKDSLANLLNSASAQMPYADWKTFSETLQSIQITYENNLKESVINKENVAKRRQLKSINDKYTSLTIMLEETRQHESEERQLLIEEMSESQKNTIVIVVAAFLIAGLLSLALVLMTNRQIKTQLAQVVLSARDISEGNLNSQPLQISSNDEIGEVSRAMNEMRGNLIAIVKTIKHAAENLSGNSAELKEYSTNTVDSTNTVKLAIHETSGSMLKQKEASIGIRSFLDEFSRTFGEVTEKVIELNEYSTIAVQMADESTLALKNAAGESAKLRSLFKEADQERKLLQDRTEEIARMTTIVQTISKQTNLLALNAGIEAARSGEHGKGFAVVAEEVKKLADEVSRTANTIHQISNSITQQGTQMANVFADGLSTSKNNAATFEMLHHKMDKIVTYIRDSKNQNDHMKDSILTIEEEKNTSERLIFALIESIESNTAQMEYTEDMLLSNVQTIEMLSKLINDVSEEAIILEKSSTKFVI encoded by the coding sequence ATGAAAAAATGGTCTGCAATTCCACTGCGAATGAAGTATTTAATAGCAATTTTTAGTTCCTTTATCTTATTTGGTATGATGACTGTTTTATTGATCATCCAAGTAGTTCACAACCAAGAAATAGCTGATGATATGGAAATTTCATCACAAAATGTCGAAAGTGCAGATATTATGCGATCGGAAGTAGCGAGTTTATACATTGCCATTTCTCATTTCGCAGGAGACCCGTTAGAAGAATTCGACAAAGATTATGAAGCAAAAAAAGATAGTCTAGCAAATCTACTAAATTCGGCAAGTGCGCAAATGCCCTATGCAGATTGGAAAACTTTCTCAGAAACCTTACAATCAATTCAAATTACATACGAGAATAATCTAAAGGAATCGGTTATTAACAAAGAAAATGTCGCAAAACGAAGACAACTAAAGTCGATCAATGATAAATATACTAGCTTGACAATAATGCTAGAAGAAACTAGACAACATGAATCTGAGGAAAGACAGCTTTTAATAGAAGAAATGTCCGAGAGCCAGAAAAATACCATTGTTATTGTAGTTGCTGCTTTTCTAATAGCTGGCTTACTATCACTTGCTTTAGTGTTAATGACAAATCGACAAATTAAGACTCAGTTAGCACAAGTAGTTTTATCTGCAAGAGATATATCTGAAGGGAATTTGAATAGTCAACCTTTACAAATTTCGTCGAATGATGAAATTGGGGAAGTATCACGTGCGATGAATGAGATGCGAGGAAATCTAATAGCCATCGTAAAAACGATTAAACATGCTGCCGAGAACCTAAGTGGAAATAGTGCGGAGCTAAAAGAGTATTCCACTAATACAGTAGATAGCACAAATACTGTCAAACTAGCTATTCATGAAACGAGTGGAAGCATGCTAAAGCAAAAAGAAGCATCTATCGGTATCCGCTCCTTTTTAGATGAATTCTCCCGTACTTTCGGTGAAGTGACAGAAAAGGTAATTGAACTGAACGAGTATTCCACTATTGCTGTACAAATGGCTGATGAAAGTACATTGGCATTGAAAAATGCCGCTGGAGAATCAGCAAAATTACGGTCATTATTTAAAGAAGCGGATCAAGAAAGAAAATTACTCCAAGACCGGACGGAGGAAATTGCACGAATGACAACAATCGTTCAAACGATCTCAAAGCAAACAAACCTATTGGCATTGAATGCTGGTATTGAGGCGGCTAGATCAGGTGAACATGGAAAAGGATTTGCAGTTGTGGCAGAAGAAGTAAAAAAACTAGCAGATGAAGTGTCTCGAACAGCTAATACAATTCACCAAATATCAAATTCCATTACGCAACAAGGTACTCAGATGGCGAATGTATTTGCTGACGGTCTGTCTACATCCAAAAATAATGCAGCAACGTTTGAGATGCTGCATCATAAAATGGATAAAATAGTAACTTATATACGAGATTCCAAAAATCAAAATGATCATATGAAAGATTCCATTTTAACTATTGAAGAAGAAAAGAATACTTCTGAGAGACTCATATTTGCATTGATAGAATCAATTGAATCTAACACAGCGCAAATGGAATATACAGAAGACATGCTTTTATCGAATGTTCAAACAATCGAAATGCTTTCTAAATTGATAAATGATGTAAGTGAAGAAGCAATTATTTTGGAAAAATCAAGCACTAAATTTGTCATATAA
- a CDS encoding VOC family protein, whose amino-acid sequence MKYHNKPNTFVELVELKVVDLKRSLEFYENIIGFKILEQQAEKIYLTADGETALLSIEQPANILPTQQKTAGLYHYALLLPTRADLGAILRHFAEINIRIGAGDHLVSEALYLNDPDGNGIEIYSDRPDSEWKWENEYVEMATLQIDAQSILAEGASTPWNGLPSGTVMGHIHLHVGELDATKKFYQALGFDVMTPNYPGALFMGAGKYHHHIGLNTWAGVGAPPTPENVVGLKAFTVIYPTNEELQTAITNVQEIGSDVSEDNGVFIVQDPSQNKIKLTIK is encoded by the coding sequence ATGAAATATCATAATAAACCAAACACATTTGTAGAATTAGTAGAGTTAAAAGTAGTAGATCTTAAGCGCTCACTAGAATTTTACGAAAATATCATAGGCTTCAAAATACTAGAGCAGCAAGCGGAAAAAATTTATCTTACTGCCGATGGTGAGACAGCACTTCTTTCTATTGAGCAACCGGCGAACATTTTGCCAACTCAGCAAAAGACAGCTGGCTTATACCATTACGCATTATTATTACCGACACGTGCTGATTTAGGTGCTATTTTAAGACACTTCGCAGAGATTAATATTCGTATTGGAGCAGGAGATCACTTAGTTAGTGAAGCACTATACTTAAATGATCCAGACGGAAATGGAATCGAAATATATAGTGACCGTCCAGATTCTGAGTGGAAATGGGAAAATGAATACGTTGAAATGGCCACGCTACAAATCGATGCGCAAAGTATTTTAGCGGAAGGTGCAAGTACTCCGTGGAATGGACTACCATCAGGGACTGTAATGGGACATATACATTTACATGTCGGAGAACTGGATGCAACGAAGAAATTTTACCAAGCATTAGGTTTTGATGTTATGACTCCTAATTATCCTGGCGCATTATTTATGGGGGCAGGTAAATACCATCACCATATTGGTTTAAATACATGGGCTGGAGTCGGCGCTCCTCCTACACCAGAAAATGTAGTTGGACTAAAGGCATTCACAGTAATTTATCCAACAAACGAAGAGCTACAAACTGCAATTACTAATGTCCAAGAAATCGGATCTGATGTATCAGAAGATAATGGAGTATTTATAGTACAAGATCCTTCACAAAATAAAATAAAATTAACTATAAAATAA
- a CDS encoding SDR family oxidoreductase, whose product MDLGLKNKRVIVTASSKGLGKATALQFAKEGAKVMISSRNEKELQATLEEIKTNSGNQEVYYTICDMTKNSDIEQLFSEAIEKLGGVDILVNNVGGPVAGGFAQVTDEDWGVAFEKNLLSYIRTIRLALPHMKQQNFGRIVNISSSSTKEVLDGLILSNTFRLGMVGLSKSIAREYAENNILINTVGPGRIQTDRITELDQIAANRKEVSIEEVREGFKQLIPIGRYGEPAEFANIIAFLCSEANTYMTGQSLVVDGGMLKAL is encoded by the coding sequence ATGGACTTAGGATTAAAAAATAAACGAGTAATTGTAACTGCATCTAGTAAAGGATTAGGGAAAGCAACAGCCCTTCAATTTGCAAAAGAAGGCGCAAAAGTAATGATATCTAGTAGAAATGAAAAAGAACTTCAGGCAACTCTTGAGGAAATAAAAACAAATAGTGGAAACCAAGAAGTGTATTACACAATTTGTGATATGACAAAAAATAGCGATATTGAACAACTATTTAGCGAGGCAATAGAAAAACTTGGTGGCGTTGATATTTTAGTAAATAATGTTGGTGGCCCAGTAGCTGGTGGATTTGCACAGGTGACTGATGAAGACTGGGGAGTGGCATTTGAAAAAAATCTGCTTAGCTATATTCGCACAATTCGACTGGCACTTCCACATATGAAACAACAAAATTTCGGAAGAATCGTCAATATCTCTTCATCATCTACTAAAGAGGTGCTTGACGGTCTAATACTGTCGAATACATTCAGATTAGGGATGGTCGGATTGTCGAAAAGTATTGCTAGAGAATACGCAGAAAACAACATATTAATCAATACAGTAGGTCCAGGTCGAATCCAAACAGATCGTATCACAGAGTTAGACCAAATAGCTGCTAATAGAAAAGAAGTATCCATAGAGGAAGTTAGAGAAGGATTCAAGCAATTAATTCCTATTGGAAGATACGGGGAACCAGCCGAATTTGCAAATATTATCGCATTTCTATGTTCCGAAGCAAATACGTATATGACTGGCCAAAGTTTAGTAGTCGATGGCGGTATGCTGAAGGCATTATAA